One window from the genome of Nitrospirota bacterium encodes:
- a CDS encoding diguanylate cyclase: MAKILLVEDDPLQAEITRNTLESKGFDVILASGGKAAIKIAKTEPVDVILLDFILPDLDGNEVCRFLKHVENTRAIPIIALTIKGSTEEKVTGLDSGADDYLSKPFSENELIARIYANLRTKALHEELKKMNQQLVEVLSRVEVLATIDPLTELYNRRHFDNIIEKEFSRVLRYGYPASCLMVDIDDFKSINDEYGHHTGDVCLKEVADIIRNNVRKIDTPARWGGEEFIVLLPNTNKENAFPPASRILSAIAGSRFSVFPGQITVSIGISSIPDPAIDTAVKFIHAADLAMYEAKAKGGNRIESA, encoded by the coding sequence ATGGCAAAAATCCTTCTTGTAGAAGACGATCCGCTTCAGGCGGAAATTACCAGGAATACGCTGGAATCCAAGGGATTCGATGTCATATTGGCGTCCGGCGGCAAAGCCGCTATCAAAATAGCAAAGACTGAACCTGTTGACGTAATTCTCCTGGATTTTATCCTGCCTGACCTTGACGGAAATGAGGTCTGCCGTTTCCTCAAGCATGTGGAGAATACAAGAGCTATCCCCATTATCGCGCTTACCATAAAAGGATCTACAGAAGAAAAGGTGACAGGGCTCGATTCAGGCGCAGACGACTATCTTTCGAAGCCATTCAGTGAAAATGAACTCATTGCAAGGATATATGCAAATTTGAGAACCAAGGCGCTGCATGAGGAATTGAAAAAAATGAACCAGCAGCTGGTGGAAGTTCTGTCGAGGGTGGAGGTGCTCGCGACAATCGATCCACTTACGGAACTCTATAACAGAAGACATTTCGATAATATAATCGAGAAGGAATTCAGCAGGGTATTACGATATGGCTACCCCGCATCCTGCCTCATGGTGGATATTGATGATTTCAAGAGTATCAATGATGAATATGGTCATCATACCGGTGATGTGTGTCTGAAGGAGGTTGCGGACATCATCAGAAACAACGTTCGCAAGATAGATACCCCCGCACGATGGGGAGGTGAAGAGTTTATCGTACTGCTTCCCAATACAAACAAAGAGAACGCCTTCCCCCCTGCATCAAGAATACTGTCCGCAATTGCAGGCAGTAGGTTTTCGGTGTTCCCAGGGCAAATAACTGTCAGTATCGGTATTTCCTCTATCCCTGACCCTGCCATAGACACTGCAGTCAAATTCATCCATGCTGCTGACCTTGCTATGTATGAAGCAAAGGCAAAAGGCGGGAACAGGATAGAGAGCGCATGA
- a CDS encoding phosphoglycerate kinase, with amino-acid sequence MKNTLKEHGLPLIQNADLNGKVVLVRFDHNVVKKGEIRDPFRIDRTIGTLFHIVERGGRPIMMTHVGRPRDKKTGHILCRHEESVEPIVQYLEQKLHTKIHIPRFPADTEKGITGIDTSVNLAIRELRDRKIGAIYLPNSRWFYGEESKTEPGDSFALQLAGLADIYVNDAFGSWQPHASTYNITRYLPSCAGFLMQQEIMNLDRVLNPERPFLAVVAGAKYDTKIRPLYAIYEKVDRLILGGVIYNTYLCAKYDIRLQGVHDEDIRLAKELVERDMEQKKIIELPHIVESDILEGRKEGQYRTISVKDFVPGKSYGYVLDIDPSSFEDHAVSDAIAGAKTIFVNAVMGFTPHFTAGSQALDHTIDKNNTAMKMYGGGDTLQEFKDLCPGLYLSVMDNANYYFFTGGGTVLTAIEQGSPYGLKPVQALIEAGKR; translated from the coding sequence TTGAAAAATACCCTCAAAGAACACGGGCTTCCGTTGATACAGAATGCAGACCTGAACGGCAAGGTCGTCCTTGTCCGATTCGACCATAATGTGGTCAAGAAAGGGGAAATACGCGACCCTTTCCGGATCGACAGGACAATAGGGACCCTGTTTCATATTGTTGAGAGGGGAGGGAGGCCGATCATGATGACCCATGTTGGCAGACCGCGGGACAAGAAAACCGGACACATACTCTGCAGACATGAGGAATCAGTGGAACCCATAGTGCAATACCTTGAGCAGAAGCTTCATACAAAGATTCATATTCCCCGTTTTCCTGCTGACACTGAAAAAGGTATCACCGGCATTGATACCTCTGTGAATCTTGCCATCAGGGAACTGAGGGATAGAAAGATCGGCGCTATCTATCTTCCGAACAGCAGGTGGTTTTACGGCGAAGAGTCGAAGACGGAGCCGGGCGACAGCTTTGCACTGCAGCTTGCAGGGCTTGCAGACATCTATGTCAACGACGCCTTCGGGTCATGGCAACCCCACGCTTCGACCTATAATATCACCCGTTATCTTCCTTCCTGTGCCGGGTTTCTGATGCAGCAGGAAATAATGAATCTGGACAGGGTTCTGAACCCGGAGAGGCCGTTTCTCGCTGTTGTTGCGGGTGCGAAATATGATACAAAGATAAGACCGCTCTACGCAATTTATGAAAAAGTTGACCGTCTGATTCTCGGCGGTGTTATTTACAACACCTATCTCTGTGCAAAATATGATATCCGGCTGCAGGGGGTGCATGATGAGGATATCAGGCTGGCAAAAGAACTGGTAGAGAGGGACATGGAGCAGAAAAAGATCATTGAACTCCCCCATATCGTAGAGTCAGATATCCTCGAGGGGAGAAAGGAAGGACAGTACCGGACGATATCTGTGAAGGATTTTGTGCCGGGAAAATCCTACGGGTATGTCCTCGATATCGATCCTTCTTCCTTTGAGGACCACGCGGTATCCGACGCCATTGCCGGCGCCAAAACAATTTTCGTAAATGCGGTTATGGGGTTCACACCGCATTTTACTGCAGGATCTCAGGCGCTTGATCACACAATTGATAAAAATAATACCGCCATGAAGATGTACGGCGGTGGCGATACGCTTCAGGAGTTCAAGGACCTTTGTCCGGGGCTCTACCTGTCGGTTATGGACAATGCAAATTATTACTTCTTTACCGGCGGGGGGACTGTGCTGACCGCCATCGAACAGGGAAGCCCTTATGGATTGAAACCTGTACAGGCACTGATAGAAGCCGGGAAGCGATAA
- a CDS encoding DUF2275 domain-containing protein: MDCHSVQEQLSLYIEGDIPYEEKLRIDNHLKSCRICNESLASMRKTIQLVNNLEDIEPPDWLTQQIMGRVKAEAKPKKGFWKTIFYPLHIKVPIEAAAVVIIAITSVYIFKTMQPETQFAPVPPAEVADTLKIQPHERATQKDKESIQKHITVDTVAKEQGRFSPPLPHQYRAGAPVETVRDEADTGKPEPRAGDLYTEHSAEADSASGVAEYREGQEPSGGSAGEGLPKRGESSSLQMKALPEQENASVLLTVYAEDTGRAGEEIMNAVRQFRGKILGRQTAAGRDMIYAEIDCVNLHEFIEKTKLYGQINEQRPVPEKCEGSIEMRIEISGKS, encoded by the coding sequence ATGGATTGCCATTCTGTTCAGGAACAGTTATCCCTGTATATCGAGGGAGATATTCCGTACGAGGAAAAACTGCGTATTGACAATCACCTCAAATCATGCAGGATTTGCAATGAATCGCTTGCCAGCATGAGAAAGACGATTCAGCTTGTCAATAACCTTGAAGATATCGAACCGCCTGACTGGCTGACACAACAGATTATGGGCAGGGTAAAAGCCGAGGCAAAGCCAAAAAAAGGATTCTGGAAAACGATATTTTATCCGCTGCATATCAAAGTGCCGATTGAGGCAGCGGCAGTTGTCATCATCGCAATAACTTCTGTATATATTTTCAAAACAATGCAGCCGGAAACGCAGTTTGCACCGGTACCTCCGGCAGAGGTAGCAGATACGCTGAAAATTCAGCCTCATGAACGAGCGACACAAAAAGACAAGGAGAGCATTCAAAAGCATATTACGGTTGATACTGTCGCGAAGGAACAGGGGCGATTTTCACCGCCTTTACCGCATCAATACAGAGCAGGTGCCCCGGTAGAAACGGTACGGGATGAAGCAGATACCGGGAAGCCGGAACCCCGGGCAGGAGATTTGTATACAGAGCATAGTGCAGAAGCAGACAGCGCATCCGGGGTCGCAGAATACCGCGAAGGTCAGGAACCCTCTGGGGGGAGTGCAGGAGAGGGCCTGCCGAAACGAGGGGAGTCGTCATCTCTGCAAATGAAAGCCCTCCCGGAACAGGAGAATGCTTCTGTCCTTTTGACTGTTTATGCGGAAGACACCGGCAGAGCAGGAGAAGAGATCATGAATGCTGTCAGACAATTCCGCGGAAAGATACTGGGAAGACAGACTGCCGCCGGTCGTGATATGATCTATGCAGAGATAGACTGTGTAAATTTGCATGAATTCATTGAAAAGACTAAACTGTACGGGCAGATTAACGAACAACGGCCTGTTCCGGAGAAATGCGAAGGCTCCATTGAAATGCGAATAGAAATTTCCGGGAAGTCATGA
- a CDS encoding sigma-70 family RNA polymerase sigma factor has product MKEKPDPSDEDLELVALCRKGDVDAFEALVAKYQKRMFNIAFRMTGNNEDASEIVQDAFVAVYRNIKGFQERAGFSTWLCTIVLNLSRNRLKQIASGRTREAYSLNDPLPSVQGTCNRDIASDNPSVLDTLEKREVQQKVQGCIQSMDGDYRELIILRDVQGFSYREISDMLTIPEGTVKSGLSRARAALRDCLKKVLGDV; this is encoded by the coding sequence ATGAAAGAAAAACCTGACCCCTCAGACGAAGATCTTGAACTGGTAGCTTTATGCAGAAAAGGTGATGTGGATGCATTTGAGGCACTGGTGGCAAAATATCAGAAGAGAATGTTCAATATTGCATTCAGGATGACCGGTAACAACGAGGATGCAAGTGAGATCGTGCAGGACGCATTTGTCGCTGTCTACAGGAATATAAAAGGTTTTCAGGAAAGAGCGGGTTTTTCCACATGGCTCTGTACGATTGTCCTCAATCTGTCCAGAAACCGTCTGAAACAGATTGCCTCCGGAAGGACCAGAGAAGCCTATTCTCTGAACGACCCTTTGCCTTCAGTTCAGGGCACTTGCAATAGAGATATTGCCTCTGATAATCCTTCAGTGCTTGATACACTCGAAAAAAGGGAAGTCCAGCAGAAGGTGCAGGGATGCATTCAATCCATGGATGGCGATTACAGGGAACTGATAATCCTGAGGGACGTTCAGGGCTTTTCCTATCGTGAGATAAGTGATATGCTTACAATACCGGAAGGCACGGTGAAATCAGGACTTTCCCGGGCACGGGCTGCTCTCAGGGACTGCCTGAAAAAGGTTTTGGGAGACGTATAG
- the dusB gene encoding tRNA dihydrouridine synthase DusB, whose protein sequence is MIKSSMLSIGQLQIHSRLVLAPMAGISDLPFRKVTRPFGCGLAYTEMISAHSLARHNRVTLKKLSVTRDDRPLGVQILGGDPEIIRRSLDILSGYAFDTIDFNAACPVTKVVSRREGAGLLKEPERLQRLIGVIVRNACVPVTVKLRSGWDDSSVNAVELAIRAQDAGVKGVCIHGRTRMQGYSGTVDYHIIRKVKKSLHVPVIASGDALTPVLIKNLFDETGCDGVAIARGALGNPWIFRETAHYLTFGKVPGRPGMDEIVGTMNDHLSHLIGFYGESLGVVQFRKLFAWYTRGMVAKRLRESAFRAVTRNDMLHLTAELQARCHS, encoded by the coding sequence ATGATAAAATCAAGTATGCTCTCGATCGGACAGTTACAGATACATTCCCGGCTTGTCCTTGCTCCGATGGCAGGGATAAGCGATCTGCCATTTCGCAAGGTCACAAGACCTTTCGGATGCGGACTCGCATATACGGAAATGATCAGCGCCCACTCGCTTGCCAGACACAACCGTGTTACACTGAAAAAGCTTTCTGTGACACGAGATGACAGGCCATTGGGGGTTCAGATTCTCGGGGGCGATCCCGAGATCATCAGACGATCTCTCGATATCCTGTCAGGATATGCCTTTGATACCATAGATTTCAATGCGGCATGCCCGGTTACCAAAGTGGTATCAAGAAGGGAAGGGGCGGGTCTCCTCAAAGAACCGGAGCGACTGCAAAGGCTGATCGGGGTAATTGTCAGGAACGCCTGTGTGCCTGTTACTGTCAAGCTGCGGTCAGGATGGGACGATTCATCAGTCAATGCAGTGGAACTGGCGATCCGGGCACAGGATGCAGGGGTAAAGGGAGTATGTATTCACGGAAGAACCAGAATGCAGGGATACAGCGGAACTGTCGATTACCACATCATCAGAAAAGTGAAGAAATCGCTGCATGTGCCCGTAATCGCAAGCGGTGATGCACTGACCCCGGTTCTCATAAAAAACCTGTTCGATGAGACAGGGTGTGATGGTGTCGCAATTGCACGGGGCGCGCTTGGCAATCCCTGGATATTCCGTGAGACAGCACACTATCTCACTTTCGGGAAGGTGCCCGGAAGGCCCGGAATGGATGAGATAGTTGGGACCATGAATGACCATCTCTCCCATCTTATTGGGTTCTATGGGGAATCGCTGGGTGTTGTGCAGTTCAGAAAACTGTTTGCGTGGTACACCCGGGGGATGGTTGCAAAAAGGCTCAGAGAAAGTGCTTTTCGGGCAGTGACGAGAAACGATATGCTCCATTTAACCGCGGAATTGCAGGCCAGGTGCCACTCATAG